The proteins below are encoded in one region of Archocentrus centrarchus isolate MPI-CPG fArcCen1 chromosome 13, fArcCen1, whole genome shotgun sequence:
- the pglyrp5 gene encoding peptidoglycan recognition protein 5 isoform X1 has product MRFSILNTEHAFDLFAICFSVSIVSRQEWGAVTPKQKEALKRSASRVVIHHTAYPSCKDLAECKTCLVSIQRYHMKDRKFDDIGYNFLVAGDGTVFEGRGWGVVGAHTKDHNSDSLGIAFMGNFSKDTPSKKAIVAVKQLLQSGVSAGFLQPGFALYGHRDLGNTECPGEKLYAALPQLRSAS; this is encoded by the exons ATGcgattttctattttaaatactGAACATGCTTTCGATTTGTTTGCAATCTGCTTTTCAGTGAGCATCGTTTCAAGGCAGGAGTGGGGAGCAGTTACCCCCAAACAAAAGGAGGCTTTGAAAAGATCTGCCAGCAGAGTTGTCATACACCACACTGCCTACCCAAGCTGCAAAGACCTGGCAGAGTGCAAAACCTGCCTTGTCAGCATTCAGAGATACCATATGAAAGACAGAAAGTTTGACGACATCGGATATAA TTTTCTTGTTGCTGGAGATGGCACTGTGTTTGAGGGGCGCGGCTGGGGTGTGGTGGGGGCGCACACCAAAGACCACAACAGTGACTCACTGGGAATTGCCTTCATGGGGAATTTCAGCA AAGACACGCCGAGCAAAAAAGCCATCGTTGCAgttaaacagctgctgcagtctgGGGTTTCCGCGGGATTTTTACAGCCTGGGTTTGCCCTCTATGGACACAGAGATTTGGGAAACACAGAATGTCCAGGAGAAAAGCTTTACGCTGCACTGCCACAGCTGAGGAGCGCATCGTAA
- the foxg1c gene encoding forkhead box protein G1c — translation MEIEDLKTSSRLIHKSSFSISSLLWRREGAMGDQESPSESQKVRSSQLAKSSQDQNFEKSKQCTKVDTKSGTVAGKRDGNKEESRKTGGVEESIKPEKPPFSYNALIMMAIRQSPERRLTLNGIYEFIMDNFPYYRQNRQGWQNSIRHNLSLNKCFVKVPRHYDDPGKGNYWMLDPCSEDVFIGGTSGKLRRRASAGSRAKLGLKRGGGRLMSSSTATSVTLAAASSFYWPVPPFLPLQAPVRTHLGAGAYLSAHPRFSNHATSVVSQRARLSANSADTDRLVQTHREMSYIGVSCAQSRRHQIGTACTAFSTSIPTCTLPLSDPCSFNMISGQASYFYSHHIPCAATFSQEECTTSKTPAAPFLPRNGYSDLGGCCSDFSNYCPQVSPSPSSWNIEK, via the coding sequence ATGGAGATTGAGGATTTGAAAACTTCAAGCCGATTAATCCACAAGTCTTCATTCAGCATCAGCAGCCTCTTGTGGAGACGAGAAGGAGCGATGGGTGACCAGGAGTCTCCTTCTGAGTCCCAGAAAGTGCGCTCTAGTCAACTTGCAAAATCCAGTCAGGATCAAAACTTTGAGAAGTCAAAACAATGCACAAAGGTAGATACCAAATCGGGGACTGTAGCTGGGAAACGAGACGGAAATAAGGAAGAATCGAGGAAAACCGGAGGGGTAGAAGAAAGCATTAAACCCGAGAAACCACCTTTTAGTTACAACGCGCTCATCATGATGGCAATCCGCCAAAGTCCCGAAAGACGGCTCACACTCAACGGCATATATGAGTTTATCATGGACAACTTTCCATACTATCGCCAAAACAGACAAGGGTGGCAAAATTCAATCAGGCACAACCTGAGCCTGAACAAGTGTTTTGTTAAAGTGCCGCGCCACTACGATGATCCGGGCAAAGGCAATTACTGGATGCTGGACCCCTGCAGTGAGGACGTCTTCATAGGTGGCACATCCGGAAAACTACGGCGCAGAGCCTCAGCTGGCTCCAGAGCCAAGCTTGGGCTAAAAAGGGGAGGAGGTCGTCTGATGTCCTCCAGCACCGCAACCAGCGTCACTTTGGCCGCAGCAAGTTCATTTTACTGGCCGGTGCCGCCGTTCCTACCTCTCCAAGCGCCAGTGCGCACCCACCTTGGCGCGGGGGCTTATCTGAGCGCTCATCCTCGCTTCTCCAACCACGCCACGTCGGTTGTTTCACAGCGGGCCCGACTGAGTGCGAATTCTGCGGACACTGACCGGTTGGTACAGACGCACCGGGAGATGTCTTATATCGGAGTCAGTTGCGCGCAGTCCCGTCGCCACCAGATTGGCACCGCGTGCACCGCGTTCTCCACATCCATCCCTACGTGCACCCTGCCGCTGTCAGATCCGTGCTCTTTTAACATGATCTCCGGACAAGCCAGCTACTTTTACTCTCACCACATACCGTGCGCCGCCACGTTTAGTCAAGAGGAGTGTACCACCTCCAAGACACCAGCGGCACCGTTTTTACCTAGGAACGGTTACTCAGACCTCGGAGGATGCTGCAGTGACTTTTCAAATTACTGTCCTCAAGTCAGTCCAAGCCCTTCGTCTTGGaatatagaaaaataa
- the polr2i gene encoding DNA-directed RNA polymerase II subunit RPB9, with protein MDLDGGTYEPGFVGIRFCQECNNMLYPKEDKENRILLYACRNCDYQQEADNSCIYVNKITHEVDELTQIIADVSQDPTLPRTEDHPCPKCGHKEAVFFQSHSMKAEDAMRLYYVCTAPHCGHRWTE; from the exons ATGGATTTAGACGGTGGCACATACGAGCCAGGATTTGTTGGCATACGGTTTTGTCAAGAATG TAACAACATGTTGTATCCCAAAGAAGACAAGGAGAACCGCATCTTGCTGTACGCC TGCAGGAACTGTGACTACCAGCAAGAGGCTGACAACAGCTGCATCTATGTCAATAAAATCACCCACGAGGTTGA TGAACTGACACAAATCATCGCTGACGTGTCTCAGGATCCAACACTGCCAAGAACAGAGGACCACCCCTGTCCTAA ATGTGGTCACAAGGAGGCAGTGTTCTTCCAGTCTCACAGTATGAAGGCTGAG GATGCTATGCGACTGTACTACGTGTGCACGGCGCCTCATTGTGGACACCGGTGGACAGAATGA
- the LOC115790971 gene encoding C5a anaphylatoxin chemotactic receptor 1-like, whose product MDSLNKNDTYPDDNFTFPFIIEPLTPEIQPIQIMALVMYSLVVLLGVPGNALVVWVTGFCMSRSVTSLWFLNLALADLLCCLSIPLLMVPLVHDDHWHFGPLACMLVRGLFYLVMYCSILQLIVISVDRLLLVIRPIWCQNNRRPKQAAYGCVAVWVLALIGSIPQFVYAKEIEAGDVKRECRTEYTGQSTWPISVFRFLIGFIFPFLIILVCHLVVFSNTQRGLSRGRTRSKKTLRVIIAVVLSFFLCWLPLHIVDFLILTTPRASSASPKLHLAHVIVLCLAYFNSCLNPLLYVCLGRSFKDSMNRSMRNILHFISEDPTTKISVTNTDTRSTTYGKEMTKI is encoded by the coding sequence ATGGACTCCTTGAACAAGAATGACACATATCCTGATGATAATTTCACATTTCCATTCATTATTGAGCCTCTGACTCCTGAGATTCAGCCGATCCAGATAATGGCTCTGGTCATGTACAGCCTTGTGGTCCTGCTGGGTGTGCCTGGAAATGCTCTGGTGGTGTGGGTGACGGGGTTCTGCATGAGCCGCTCTGTCACTTCCCTCTGGTTCCTCAACCTCGCTCTGGCTGATCTTCTCTGCTGCCTCTCCATCCCCCTGCTTATGGTCCCTCTGGTCCATGATGACCACTGGCACTTCGGTCCTCTGGCCTGCATGCTCGTAAGAGGCCTGTTTTACCTGGTGATGTACTGCAGCATCCTGCAGCTGATTGTAATCAGTGTGGATCGTTTGTTGCTGGTCATCAGACCCATCTGGTGTCAGAACAACAGGAGACCCAAACAGGCTGCCTATGGATGTGTTGCTGTGTGGGTCCTGGCCCTGATAGGCAGTATCCCACAATTTGTGTATGCCAAGGAGATTGAGGCAGGTGATGtaaagagagagtgcaggaCGGAGTACACTGGACAGAGTACCTGGCCTATCTCAGTTTTTCGCTTCTTGATTGGATTCATCTTTCCTTTCCTGATTATTCTAGTTTGTCACTTGGTGGTTTTCAGCAACACACAGAGGGGATTGTCACGTGGTCGAACCCGGTCCAAGAAAACACTGAGGGTCATCATCGCTGTGGTGCTGAGCTTCTTCTTGTGCTGGCTCCCACTGCACATTGTGGACTTCCTCATATTGACCACCCCTCGGGCTTCCAGCGCAAGTCCCAAACTTCACCTTGCACATGTTATAGTGCTCTGTCTGGCTTACTTCAACAGCTGCCTCAACCCTTTACTCTATGTGTGTCTGGGCCGGAGCTTCAAGGACAGCATGAACCGCTCCATGCGCAACATCCTCCACTTCATCAGCGAAGACCCGACCACCAAGATAAGCGTCACTAATACAGACACCAGGAGCACCACCTATGGCAAGGAGATGACAAAAATATGA
- the lbhl gene encoding protein LBH has protein sequence MEEMSGQNPNCEDLQSKDQRLPIQIFPDPVEVVLNPETSLNCLDHEQEKERLPSIVVEPTEVSEVESGELRWPPENMDMEEDEEDLFLEQCIPPANIADWGEEEEEEETSVILNQQEGLTLIDLQSDAFRDDTPTLPPSSAPAFD, from the exons ATGGAGGAAATGAGTGGTCAAAATCCAAACTGTGAAGACCTGCAGAGTAAGGACCAGAGATTGCCAATCCAG ATCTTCCCTGACCCTGTCGAGGTTGTCTTGAACCCTGAGACCTCTTTGAACTGCCTGGACCATGAGCAAGAGAAGGAACGTCTACCCTCCATTGTTGTGGAGCCAACTGAGGTGAGCGAGGTGGAGAGCGGAGAGCTGCGCTGGCCTCCAGAGAACATGGAcatggaggaagatgaggaggacCTCTTCTTAGAGCAGTGCATCCCACCAGCCAACATTGCAGActggggagaagaggaggaggaagaggagacatCAGTTATACTGAACCAGCAGGAAGGCTTGACACTAATTG accTTCAGTCAGATGCATTCAGAGATGACACTCCTACACTTCCACCAAGCAGTGCTCCAGCCTTCGACTGA
- the snrpd2 gene encoding small nuclear ribonucleoprotein Sm D2 yields MSLLTKPKSEMTPEELQKREEEEFNTGPLSVLTQSVKNNTQVLINCRNNKKLLGRVKAFDRHCNMVLENVKEMWTEVPKSGKGKKKSKPVNKDRYISKMFLRGDSVIVVLRNPLITGK; encoded by the exons AT GAGTCTCTTAACGAAGCCCAAGTCAGAGATGACCCCCGAGGAGCTTCAGAagcgagaggaggaggagttcaACACCGGCCCCCTCTCTGTGCTCACACAGTCAGTGAAGAACAACACGCAGGTCCTCATAAACTGTCGCAACAATAAGAAGCTGCTCGGCAGAGTCAAGGCATTTGACAG GCATTGCAACATGGTCTTGGAGAACGTGAAGGAGATGTGGACAGAAGTTCCAAAGAGCGGGAAGGGAAAGAAGAAGTCGAAGCCCGTAAATAAGGACCGCTACATTTCTAAAATGTTCCTCAGGGGGGATTCTGTCATCGTGGTGCTGAGAAATCCTCTGATCACAGGAAAATGA
- the LOC115791073 gene encoding C5a anaphylatoxin chemotactic receptor 1-like codes for MENDTYLDYNYTFPYTVEPQTPEIQPIQIVALVMYSLVVLLGVPGNALVVWVTGFCMSRSVTSLWFLNLALADLLCCLSIPLLMVPLVHDDHWHFGPLACMLVRGLFYLVMYCSILQLAVISVDRLLLVIRPIWCQNNRRPKQAAYGCVAVWILALIGSIPQFVYAKEIEAGDEKRECRMEYTGQSTWPISVFRFLIGFIFPFLIILVCHLVVFSNTQRGLSRGRTRSKKTLRVIIAVVLSFFLCWLPLHIVDFLILTTPRVSSASPKLHLAHVIVLCLAYSNSCLNPLLYVCLGRSFKDSMNRSLRNILHFISEDPTTKISVTNTDTRSTTYGKEMTKI; via the coding sequence ATGGAGAATGACACATATCTTgattataattacacatttcctTACACTGTGGAGCCTCAGACTCCTGAGATTCAGCCAATCCAGATAGTGGCTCTGGTCATGTACAGCCTTGTGGTCCTGCTGGGTGTGCCTGGAAATGCTCTGGTGGTGTGGGTGACGGGGTTCTGCATGAGCCGCTCTGTCACTTCCCTCTGGTTCCTCAACCTCGCTCTGGCTGATCTTCTGTGCTGCCTCTCCATCCCCCTGCTTATGGTCCCTCTGGTCCATGATGACCACTGGCACTTCGGTCCTCTGGCCTGCATGCTCGTAAGAGGCCTGTTTTACCTGGTGATGTACTGCAGCATCCTGCAGCTGGCAGTGATCAGTGTGGATCGTTTGTTGCTGGTCATCAGACCCATCTGGTGTCAGAACAACAGGCGACCCAAACAGGCTGCCTATGGATGTGTTGCTGTGTGGATCCTGGCCCTGATAGGCAGTATCCCACAATTTGTGTATGCCAAGGAGATTGAGGCAGGTGATGAAAAGAGAGAGTGCAGGATGGAGTACACTGGACAGAGTACCTGGCCTATCTCAGTTTTTCGCTTCCTGATTGGATTCATCTTTCCTTTCCTGATTATTCTAGTTTGTCATTTGGTGGTTTTCAGCAACACACAGAGGGGATTGTCACGTGGTCGAACCCGGTCCAAGAAAACACTGAGGGTCATCATTGCTGTGGTGCTGAGCTTCTTCTTGTGCTGGCTTCCTCTGCACATTGTGGACTTCCTCATATTGACCACCCCTCGGGTTTCTAGTGCAAGTCCCAAACTTCACCTTGCACATGTTATAGTGCTCTGTCTGGCTTACTCCAACAGCTGCCTCAACCCTTTACTCTATGTGTGTCTGGGCCGGAGCTTCAAGGACAGCATGAACCGCTCCCTGCGCAACATCCTCCACTTCATCAGCGAGGACCCGACCACCAAGATAAGCGTCACTAATACAGACACCAGGAGCACCACCTATGGCAAGGAGATGACAAAAATATGA
- the pglyrp5 gene encoding peptidoglycan recognition protein 5 isoform X2, which translates to MDRQVSIVSRQEWGAVTPKQKEALKRSASRVVIHHTAYPSCKDLAECKTCLVSIQRYHMKDRKFDDIGYNFLVAGDGTVFEGRGWGVVGAHTKDHNSDSLGIAFMGNFSKDTPSKKAIVAVKQLLQSGVSAGFLQPGFALYGHRDLGNTECPGEKLYAALPQLRSAS; encoded by the exons ATGGACCGGCAAG TGAGCATCGTTTCAAGGCAGGAGTGGGGAGCAGTTACCCCCAAACAAAAGGAGGCTTTGAAAAGATCTGCCAGCAGAGTTGTCATACACCACACTGCCTACCCAAGCTGCAAAGACCTGGCAGAGTGCAAAACCTGCCTTGTCAGCATTCAGAGATACCATATGAAAGACAGAAAGTTTGACGACATCGGATATAA TTTTCTTGTTGCTGGAGATGGCACTGTGTTTGAGGGGCGCGGCTGGGGTGTGGTGGGGGCGCACACCAAAGACCACAACAGTGACTCACTGGGAATTGCCTTCATGGGGAATTTCAGCA AAGACACGCCGAGCAAAAAAGCCATCGTTGCAgttaaacagctgctgcagtctgGGGTTTCCGCGGGATTTTTACAGCCTGGGTTTGCCCTCTATGGACACAGAGATTTGGGAAACACAGAATGTCCAGGAGAAAAGCTTTACGCTGCACTGCCACAGCTGAGGAGCGCATCGTAA